From a single Desulfomicrobium apsheronum genomic region:
- a CDS encoding inositol monophosphatase family protein: MDKQLVDGFLACVRQAGGVVRAQWSDAKEITFKGRIDLVTQTDLAVEKLLLEGLPALLPGSTVLAEESHESLAPGALTWIVDPVDGTTNYAHGLPIVAVSVALWKDGRVEMGAVYVPMLEELFWAVRGQGAFLNGTRIGVSREASMQNSLIATGFPYSFYTEVDQICLRLQRVLLASQGIRRLGSAAVDLAYTACGRFEGYYETGLKPWDTAAGWLLVEEAGGKVGGLEGAYGLGGHMIVATNGLVHEDLLALLRLEDAAERAL, from the coding sequence ATGGATAAACAGTTGGTGGACGGTTTTTTGGCCTGCGTGCGGCAGGCGGGCGGTGTGGTGCGTGCGCAGTGGAGCGACGCCAAGGAGATCACCTTCAAGGGGCGCATCGATCTGGTCACCCAGACCGATCTGGCGGTGGAGAAGCTGCTGCTTGAGGGTTTGCCGGCATTGCTTCCCGGCTCGACGGTCCTGGCCGAGGAGTCGCACGAATCCCTCGCTCCCGGCGCGCTGACCTGGATCGTCGACCCGGTGGACGGCACCACCAACTACGCTCACGGCCTGCCCATTGTGGCTGTGTCCGTGGCCCTGTGGAAGGACGGACGGGTTGAGATGGGCGCGGTCTACGTGCCGATGCTCGAAGAGCTTTTCTGGGCTGTGCGCGGCCAGGGCGCTTTTCTGAACGGGACCCGCATCGGCGTAAGTCGCGAGGCAAGCATGCAGAATTCCCTCATCGCCACGGGATTCCCCTATTCCTTTTATACTGAGGTGGATCAGATCTGCCTGCGGCTGCAAAGGGTGCTGCTCGCTTCCCAGGGCATCCGGCGTCTGGGTTCGGCGGCCGTGGACCTGGCCTACACGGCCTGCGGACGGTTCGAGGGATACTACGAGACCGGTCTGAAGCCTTGGGACACCGCAGCCGGATGGCTGCTGGTGGAGGAAGCCGGGGGGAAGGTCGGCGGTCTGGAAGGAGCGTACGGCCTTGGCGGCCACATGATCGTGGCCACCAACGGCCTCGTTCACGAGGACCTGCTGGCCTTGCTTCGTCTTGAGGACGCGGCGGAGCGCGCCCTGTGA
- a CDS encoding hydantoinase/oxoprolinase family protein, translated as MLIGIDVGGTHTDGVCIRDGRVEAMAKVPTDHDNLLATITEALCAILKDCKGAEIRTINLSTTLSTNSIVTGHTEKVGMFVIPGPGIDAGAYALGSQYHILSGCVDHRGAISAKARVDQIKPMAARCREEGIRVYGVVGKFCTRNPEQETAIAEALAPQADFVTQGHRVSESLNFGRRISTVYYNSAVWRTFNAFADALEQSLKDLSIQADINIVKADGGTMPLKLAREIPVQSIFSGPAASVMGILSTSPVQEDALILDIGGTTTDMAVLLDGVPLLERDGISIGEHPTLVRALKVESIGIGGDSFISSRDGQLRVGPDRHGPCMAAGGPAPALMDAMNVLGHASFGDRERSAKGIKEVAMTQGLSARECAEQAVSLAMDILKKKVAAFLAAINARPVYTIQEILEDRIVRPKSILLIGGPAVAMVPLLEEAFGLPVVAPQHAEVANAIGACLTRPTQSLVLTVDTSRGSFTVPGLGIHKTVKRTYTLEEAVHDATTMLRAELDRQGIPAEEGDIQVIQADAFNMVEGHYTIGRNIRVRCQMRPGVTTILAS; from the coding sequence ATGCTTATCGGAATCGATGTCGGAGGAACCCACACGGACGGCGTCTGCATCCGGGACGGCCGGGTGGAAGCCATGGCCAAGGTCCCCACGGATCACGACAACCTGCTCGCGACCATCACCGAGGCGTTGTGCGCCATCCTGAAGGATTGCAAAGGCGCGGAAATCCGCACCATCAACCTGAGCACCACTTTGTCCACCAACTCCATCGTCACCGGCCACACCGAAAAAGTGGGCATGTTCGTCATTCCCGGACCGGGAATCGACGCGGGAGCATACGCGCTGGGCAGCCAGTACCATATCCTGTCAGGATGCGTCGACCATCGCGGAGCCATCTCCGCCAAGGCCCGGGTGGACCAGATCAAACCCATGGCCGCGCGCTGTCGCGAAGAGGGCATCCGCGTCTACGGAGTAGTGGGCAAGTTCTGCACGCGCAATCCCGAACAGGAAACGGCCATTGCCGAGGCCCTCGCCCCGCAAGCCGATTTCGTGACCCAGGGACACCGCGTGTCCGAATCCCTCAATTTCGGACGGCGCATCAGCACCGTCTATTACAACTCGGCCGTCTGGCGCACCTTCAACGCCTTTGCCGACGCCCTTGAGCAGAGCCTCAAGGACCTCAGCATCCAGGCCGACATCAACATCGTGAAAGCCGACGGCGGGACCATGCCCCTGAAGCTGGCCCGGGAGATTCCGGTGCAGTCCATCTTCTCCGGGCCTGCCGCCTCAGTCATGGGCATCCTCAGCACCTCTCCGGTGCAGGAGGACGCGCTGATCCTCGACATCGGCGGCACGACCACGGACATGGCCGTGCTCCTGGACGGCGTCCCGCTCCTTGAGCGCGACGGCATCTCCATCGGCGAACACCCCACCCTGGTGCGGGCGCTCAAGGTCGAATCCATCGGCATCGGCGGCGACTCGTTCATCAGCTCCCGCGACGGCCAGTTGCGGGTCGGACCGGATCGCCACGGCCCGTGCATGGCTGCCGGCGGGCCCGCCCCGGCGCTCATGGACGCCATGAACGTCCTCGGGCACGCCTCTTTCGGCGACCGGGAGCGCTCGGCCAAAGGCATCAAGGAAGTGGCCATGACCCAGGGCCTGTCCGCCCGCGAATGCGCCGAACAGGCCGTCAGTCTGGCCATGGACATCCTCAAGAAAAAGGTTGCGGCTTTCCTGGCGGCCATCAATGCCCGCCCGGTCTACACCATCCAGGAAATCCTGGAAGACCGGATCGTGCGCCCCAAGAGCATCCTGCTCATCGGCGGTCCGGCCGTGGCCATGGTCCCGCTCCTGGAAGAAGCCTTCGGCCTGCCCGTGGTGGCCCCGCAGCACGCGGAAGTGGCCAACGCCATCGGCGCATGCCTGACCCGGCCGACCCAGTCCCTGGTCCTGACCGTGGACACCTCGCGCGGCAGTTTCACCGTGCCGGGCCTTGGTATCCACAAGACCGTCAAGCGCACCTACACCCTTGAAGAGGCCGTGCACGACGCCACCACCATGCTGCGGGCCGAACTGGACCGTCAGGGCATTCCCGCCGAGGAAGGCGACATCCAGGTCATCCAGGCCGATGCCTTCAACATGGTCGAGGGGCACTACACCATCGGCCGCAACATCCGTGTCCGCTGTCAGATGCGACCCGGCGTCACCACCATCCTGGCATCCTGA